From one Orcinus orca chromosome 10, mOrcOrc1.1, whole genome shotgun sequence genomic stretch:
- the TMEM89 gene encoding transmembrane protein 89 isoform X1 yields MLHAQSFLPWLLLLAMPVRTHTWSRPVWYQVGLDLQPWGCQPNSLEGCKGSLGCPGHWMGLGVNRIYPVAGVTIATTMMLMLSRAVMQRRRSQATKSEHPQVTASPCAPWKRRAPISDRALLRGVLHMLDALLVHIEGHLQRLATQQRTQIKGTPAQSGHQDLLMNRTGSSLTHSQIGEGRGGDEADSKTQFLCRELC; encoded by the exons ATGCTGCACGCACAGTCCTTCCTGCCATGGCTGCTTCTGCTAGCGATGCCTGTCCGCACCCACACCTGGTCACGGCCCGTGTGGTACCAGGTGGGGCTGGACTTACAGCCCTGGGGGTGCCAGCCAAACAGCCTGGAGGGTTGCAAGGGCAGCCTGGGGTGTCCTGGCCATTGGATGGGCCTGGGGGTGAACCGCATCTACCCAGTGGCTGGGGTCACCATCGCCACTACCATGATGCTGATGCTCAGCCGTGCGGTGATGCAACGGCGGCGCTCACAGGCCACTAAGAGTGAG CATCCGCAGGTGACGGCTAGCCCCTGTGCACCCTGGAAACGACGGGCCCCGATCTCAGACCGTGCCCTACTCCGTGGGGTCCTGCATATGCTGGATGCCCTCCTGGTCCATATTGAGGGCCATCTGCAGCGTCTAGCCACCCAGCAGCGAACCCAAATAAAGGGGACTCCTGCCCAGAGCGG GCATCAGGATCTGCTGATGAACAGAACAGGCTCCTCCCTCACCCACTCACAAATAGGGGAGGGTAGAGGTGGTGATGAAGCAGACTCAAAAACTCAATTCCTCTGCAGAGAGTTGTGCTGA
- the TMEM89 gene encoding transmembrane protein 89 isoform X2, with product MLHAQSFLPWLLLLAMPVRTHTWSRPVWYQVGLDLQPWGCQPNSLEGCKGSLGCPGHWMGLGVNRIYPVAGVTIATTMMLMLSRAVMQRRRSQATKSEHPQVTASPCAPWKRRAPISDRALLRGVLHMLDALLVHIEGHLQRLATQQRTQIKGTPAQSG from the exons ATGCTGCACGCACAGTCCTTCCTGCCATGGCTGCTTCTGCTAGCGATGCCTGTCCGCACCCACACCTGGTCACGGCCCGTGTGGTACCAGGTGGGGCTGGACTTACAGCCCTGGGGGTGCCAGCCAAACAGCCTGGAGGGTTGCAAGGGCAGCCTGGGGTGTCCTGGCCATTGGATGGGCCTGGGGGTGAACCGCATCTACCCAGTGGCTGGGGTCACCATCGCCACTACCATGATGCTGATGCTCAGCCGTGCGGTGATGCAACGGCGGCGCTCACAGGCCACTAAGAGTGAG CATCCGCAGGTGACGGCTAGCCCCTGTGCACCCTGGAAACGACGGGCCCCGATCTCAGACCGTGCCCTACTCCGTGGGGTCCTGCATATGCTGGATGCCCTCCTGGTCCATATTGAGGGCCATCTGCAGCGTCTAGCCACCCAGCAGCGAACCCAAATAAAGGGGACTCCTGCCCAGAGCGGGTGA